ACCAAGCGCCGGCAGGAACAGCCGATCCGCTGCACTCTCGCCTTCCGCCGGCAGCGCGCGGATATGGCCTTTCAGATCCGAGGCATAGACCATGCCCTGCCATACGGTGCAGGCCCTGAGGTCGGCTCCGGTTACATCCCCCTCAGGGCATTCGAACATGATCCGCCCATCGGCGCGCAGATGGTCGTCCGTGCGCATCACGATTCCATCTGCCACGATATTGGTATTGCGCACTGCGAGCTTGAATCTGTTGCTGACGGATGAGTCCGAGCCCATGGGCTCGAAGCGCAACTCATAGGCATTGTCCATATCGACATAGACAGCCTTTTCCTGCACGCATTCTTCCGCATAGGCAGACACGGGATTGACCGCGCAGGCCAGCATTATCCAGCGCATCGAGGCCAGTCGGATCATCGCCGTTGCGATCGGCATCGTCATTGCCCTCCCGGCTCGCGCCGGCCGTCGGCATTTTCCATGACGCCGAAATCGGTGAACAGAACCAGCGGCCTGCCGGCGGCATCCAGCCCCCAAAACACCGGATAGAAGCCATCACCCCAGTCGCTCGAGAAGATGGCGACGTTGCCGCGCTTGCCCGATATCGGCCGATGTAAGACGTAGTCGTCGTTATTCGGCTTCAGCTCGGACGCCAGAACATCATCATAGTAGTTGATATCCGGCGACGACTTCTCTGCCTGGACCTGCTTTTCGCGCTCCTGGATCAGCGCGAAGGTGTTGGTATCCATGTAGCAGCCGAGACCGGCATCGACCGGATAGCCGAAGAACTCATCATTCTTCAGCGAATTGATATCCTGGCCGGGGACCACCGCCAGCTCCCAGCGCACCGGCTTGCCATCGGCAAAGCGCATGCTGGCCGCAGCGATGCGGCCGAAGGCCTGATACAAGGTGACGGGATAATCGCCGGGAGAAACGGTGCGGGAAAATGCCGCTCGGTCAGGCCCGACGAGCGGGTCGCTGGCGACGATACGCCCGGAGGTCAGTTCCACCTTGCCGATGCGCAGGACATTGATCGAGCGGGCGGCAAGATCGGCGTCGCCAAGCGACGCCAGATCGAGATTGCTGCTGAGCTTGGAAATGTCGAGCTCACCCGCGCCGGCGGAGGATGGCACCCATGCGGCGACGGCGCATAGCAATCCGCGCAGCGTCCGCATGGGCCATGTCGACATGATCCAACGCTCCCCTTAGAGATCGAGAACGAGACGTTCCGGATCTTCCAGGCTTTCCTTGACGCGCACGAGGAAGGTAACCGCTTCCTTGCCGTCGACGATGCGGTGATCGTAGGAGAGCGCCAGATACATCATCGGACGGATGACGACCTGACCGCCGATGGCGACCGGACGCTCCTGGATCTTGTGCATGCCGAGAATGCCCGACTGCGGCGCATTGAGGATCGGCGAGGACATCAGCGAACCATAGACGCCGCCATTGGTAATGGTGAAGGTGCCGCCCTGCATGTCGGCCATTGCCAGCGTACCGTCGCGAGCAGCCTTTGCCAGACGGCCAAGTTCCTTCTCGACTTCGGCGATCGACATCTGGTCGGCATCGCGGATCACGGGAACGACAAGGCCCTTGTCGGTACCGACGGCCATGCCGACGTGGCAGTAGTTCTTGTAGATGATGTCGGTGCCGTCGATCTCGGCGTTGACAGCAGGCAGTTCCTTCAGCGCATGGGTGACGGCCTTGGTGAAGAAGCCCATGAAGCCGAGCTTCACGCCGTGCTTCTTCTCGAAGATATCCTTGTACTTGTTGCGCAAGTCCATGACGGCCTTCATGTCCACCTCGTTGTAGGTGGTAAGCATGGCGGCGGTGTTCTGCGCATCCTTGAGGCGCTTGGCGATCGTCTGGCGCAGGCGGGTCATCTTGACGCGCTCTTCGCGGTTGACGTCCTCGACGGCGGTCGGCGCGCGGGCGGCAATAGGTGCTGCCGGTGCGGCGGCCGGAGCCGATGCAGCCTTGGCAACGGCAGCGATCACATCACCCTTCAGAACCTGGCCGCGCTTGCCGCTGCCTTCGACCTGATCGGCGGAGAGATTGTTTTCAGCAAGCAGCTTACCAGCAGCCGGCGCCGGCGGCATGGAAGAAGCCGGAGCGGAAACGGCGGGGGCGGCAACCGGTGCAGCGGCGGCAGGCGCCGGAGCAGCAGCAGCGGCGGGTGCAGCAGCCTGTGCCGGAGCGGCGGCAGCGCCGTTACCGGCGGAGATCTGGCCGAGCAGCGCGCCAAGACCCACGGTTTCGCCGGCCTGGGCGACGATTTCAGAAAGCGTGCCGGCAGCAGGCGCCGGAACTTCGATCGTCACCTTGTCGGTTTCGAGTTCGAGAAGCGGCTCATCGGCCTTGATGGCATCGCCGACCTTCTTGAACCAGGTACCGACGGTCGCTTCGCTGACGGATTCGCCGAGGGTAGGAACGCGGATTTCAGTGGCCATTGTTCAAATCCTGATTTTTCGTCTTTATGAGTTGAATGGAATTCCGGCGACAGACGGCCGGGGGACGGGTGATACGCCACGGCGCAGATACCCGGACGACAATGGTCGACCGGGCATTTGCCTGGTTGTGGCGATAGGCGGCATGTTGCTGCATGGCGGCCATCTTCTCCCCCGTCGCATCATGCGGAAGGCTGGGACGCGACGACCCGACTTTCGAACGAAACCCGGTCATCGCGCAACCCCTCAACCGCCGAGCGCGTCCTCGAGGAACGCCGCAAGCTGCGACAGATGCTTGGACATCAGGCCCGTCGCCGGAGAGGCGGCAGCCGGACGGCCGGTGTAGCGAACGCGCTGGTACTTCGCATCGATATGGGCAAGCACCCATTCCAGATAGGGATCGATGAAGGACCATGCGCCCATGTTCTTTGGCTCTTCCTGGCACCAGACCATCTCCGCATTGCGGAAGCGGCTGAGCTCGTTGATGAGCGCCTTGGCCGGGAACGGATAGAGCTGTTCGATGCGCAGCAGGTAGATGTCGTCGATGCCGCGCTTCTCGCGCTCTTCCAGCAGATCGTAATAGACCTTGCCCGAGCAGATGACGACGCGACGGATCTTGTTGTCCTTCTGCAGCTTGATCGGGCTGTCCTTGATCAGTTCCGCATCATCCCAGAGTAGGCGATGGAAGGAGCTTTCGCCGGCCATCTCCGCAAGGGTCGATACAGCGCGCTTGTGGCGCAGCAGCGACTTCGGCGTCATCAGGATCAGCGGCTTGCGGAAGTCGCGCTTCAACTGACGGCGCAGAATGTGGAAGTAGTTCGCCGGCGTCGTGACGTTGGCGACCTGCATATTGTCTTCGGCGCAGAGCTGCAGATAGCGTTCCAGACGGGCCGAAGAATGTTCCGGACCCTGGCCTTCATAGCCATGCGGCAGCAGGCAGACGAGGCCGGACATGCGCAGCCACTTGCGTTCGCCCGACGAGATGAACTGGTCGAACACGACCTGTGCACCATTGGCGAAATCGCCGAACTGTGCTTCCCAGAGGGTCAGCGCATTCGGGCGGGCAAGGGAATAGCCGTATTCGAAGCCGAGAACCGCTTCTTCCGAGAGCATCGAGTTGATGACTTCGTAGCGAGCCTGCGTCGGCGAGAGATTGGCGAGCGGGATATAGCGCTCTTCGGTCTCCTGATCGTAGAGAACCGAATGACGCTGCGAGAAGGTGCCGCGTTCGCAATCCTGACCGGACAGGCGGATCTTGTGGCCTTCGACGACGAGCGAACCGAATGCCAGGGCTTCCGCCATGGCCCAATCGATGCCCTCGCCGGTCTGCACCATGTTCGCGCGGTTTTCCATGAAGCGCTGGATGGTGCGGTGCGCATGGAAGCCGGCGGGGATTTCTGACAGCTTGCGGCCGATTTCCTTCAGCGACTTCATCGGCACGGCGGTCTTGCCGCGGCGCTGCTCGTCGGCATTGTCTGCCGTGTGCAGGCCGGACCACTCACCGTCAAGCCAGTCGGCCTTGTTCGGCTTGTAGGACTGGCCGGCCTCGAACTCCTGTTCGAGATGGGCGCGCCAATCGGCCTTCATCTTCTCGACTTCGCCTTCGGTCAGCACGCCTTCGCTGATCAGCCGCTGGGAATAGATCTGCAGCACCGTCTTGTGGGCGCGGATAACCTTGTACATGTTCGGCTGCGTGAAGGACGGTTCATCGCCTTCATTGTGGCCGTAGCGGCGATAGCAGAAGAGGTCGACCACGACCGGCTTGTGGAACTTCATGCGGAATTCGGTCGCGATCTTGGCGGCATAAACAACCGCTTCCGGATCGTCGCCGTTGACGTGGAAGATCGGCGCTTCGATCATCTTGGCGACGTCGGACGGATAGGGCGACGAGCGCGAGAAGGCCGGATTGGTGGTGAAACCGATCTGGTTATTGATGATGACATGCATCGTGCCGGCAACGCGGTGGCCGCGCAGACCGGAGAGGCCGAGGATTTCGGCAACGACGCCCTGGCCGGCGAAGGCCGCGTCACCATGGATCAAGAGCGGCACGACCTTGGCGCGTTCGGAGAGCGGGATGATGTCGCCATCCCACTGCGTGGCACCCATATCCTGCTTGGCGCGGGCCTTGCCCATGACCACCGGATTGACGATTTCCAGATGTGACGGGTTTGCCGTCAACGAGACGTGCACCTTGGCGCCGTCGAA
The Rhizobium sp. 11515TR DNA segment above includes these coding regions:
- the odhB gene encoding 2-oxoglutarate dehydrogenase complex dihydrolipoyllysine-residue succinyltransferase; the encoded protein is MATEIRVPTLGESVSEATVGTWFKKVGDAIKADEPLLELETDKVTIEVPAPAAGTLSEIVAQAGETVGLGALLGQISAGNGAAAAPAQAAAPAAAAAPAPAAAAPVAAPAVSAPASSMPPAPAAGKLLAENNLSADQVEGSGKRGQVLKGDVIAAVAKAASAPAAAPAAPIAARAPTAVEDVNREERVKMTRLRQTIAKRLKDAQNTAAMLTTYNEVDMKAVMDLRNKYKDIFEKKHGVKLGFMGFFTKAVTHALKELPAVNAEIDGTDIIYKNYCHVGMAVGTDKGLVVPVIRDADQMSIAEVEKELGRLAKAARDGTLAMADMQGGTFTITNGGVYGSLMSSPILNAPQSGILGMHKIQERPVAIGGQVVIRPMMYLALSYDHRIVDGKEAVTFLVRVKESLEDPERLVLDL
- a CDS encoding 2-oxoglutarate dehydrogenase E1 component; the encoded protein is MARQEANEQFQITSFLDGANAAYIEQLYARYEDDPSSVSDEWRSFFKALEDSPDDVKKAAKGASWQRKNWPIPAKGDLVSALDGDWGVVEKVIETKLKAKVETAGTPASATDVLQATRDSVRAIMMIRAYRMRGHLHAKLDPLGIAAPVEDYKELSPEAYGFTEADLDRKIFIDNVLGLEFATIREMIEILERTYCSTLGVEFMHISNPEEKAWIQERIEGPDKGIAFNPERKKAILQKIIEAEGYEQFLDVKFKGTKRFGLDGGESLIPALEQILKSGSQLGLREAVFGMAHRGRLNVLSQVMGKPHRAIFHEFKGGSYAPDEVEGSGDVKYHLGASSDRDFDGAKVHVSLTANPSHLEIVNPVVMGKARAKQDMGATQWDGDIIPLSERAKVVPLLIHGDAAFAGQGVVAEILGLSGLRGHRVAGTMHVIINNQIGFTTNPAFSRSSPYPSDVAKMIEAPIFHVNGDDPEAVVYAAKIATEFRMKFHKPVVVDLFCYRRYGHNEGDEPSFTQPNMYKVIRAHKTVLQIYSQRLISEGVLTEGEVEKMKADWRAHLEQEFEAGQSYKPNKADWLDGEWSGLHTADNADEQRRGKTAVPMKSLKEIGRKLSEIPAGFHAHRTIQRFMENRANMVQTGEGIDWAMAEALAFGSLVVEGHKIRLSGQDCERGTFSQRHSVLYDQETEERYIPLANLSPTQARYEVINSMLSEEAVLGFEYGYSLARPNALTLWEAQFGDFANGAQVVFDQFISSGERKWLRMSGLVCLLPHGYEGQGPEHSSARLERYLQLCAEDNMQVANVTTPANYFHILRRQLKRDFRKPLILMTPKSLLRHKRAVSTLAEMAGESSFHRLLWDDAELIKDSPIKLQKDNKIRRVVICSGKVYYDLLEEREKRGIDDIYLLRIEQLYPFPAKALINELSRFRNAEMVWCQEEPKNMGAWSFIDPYLEWVLAHIDAKYQRVRYTGRPAAASPATGLMSKHLSQLAAFLEDALGG
- a CDS encoding DUF4241 domain-containing protein — encoded protein: MSTWPMRTLRGLLCAVAAWVPSSAGAGELDISKLSSNLDLASLGDADLAARSINVLRIGKVELTSGRIVASDPLVGPDRAAFSRTVSPGDYPVTLYQAFGRIAAASMRFADGKPVRWELAVVPGQDINSLKNDEFFGYPVDAGLGCYMDTNTFALIQEREKQVQAEKSSPDINYYDDVLASELKPNNDDYVLHRPISGKRGNVAIFSSDWGDGFYPVFWGLDAAGRPLVLFTDFGVMENADGRREPGGQ